The Manis javanica isolate MJ-LG chromosome 4, MJ_LKY, whole genome shotgun sequence genome contains a region encoding:
- the TSR1 gene encoding pre-rRNA-processing protein TSR1 homolog isoform X2 yields the protein MLLCPHLKHRWCFTSAKPGDLHIVLDMAKVADTILFLLDPLEGWDSTGDYCLSCLFAQGLPTYTLAVQGVSGLPPKKQVDARKKLSKAVEKRFPNDKLLLLDTQQEAGMLLRQLANQKQRHLAFRDRRTYLFAHAADFVPNEESNLVGTLKISGYLRGQTLNVNSLLHIIGHGDFQMKQIDAPVDPFPLNSSVIKSQKDPGMAMETGAMDAVAEMEEDLKVLVKADPDRQESLQREVIPDPMEGEQTWPTEEELSEANDFLKDSSKVVKKVPKGTSSYQAEWILDEDDQSGGKGDENDDTEYEDFMEEESQDEGSEEEEEECESMTVGESVPDDLYDEKVGEEAEEEMLEKYKRERLEEMFPDEVDTPRDVAARIRFQKYRGLKSFRTSPWDPKENLPRDYARIFQFQNFTNTRKRIFKEVEEEVEGAEVGWYVTLHVSEVPVSVVEFFRQGAPLIAFSLLPHEQKMSVLNMVVSRHIGNTEPVEAKGELIFHCGFRRFRASPLFSQHTVADKHKFQRFLTADVALVVTVYAPITFPPASVLLFKQNSNGMHSLIATGHLQSVDPNRMVIKRVVLSGHPFKIFTKMAVVRYMFFNREDVLWFKPVELRTKWGRRGHIKEPLGTHGHMKCSFDGKLKSQDTVLMNLYKRVFPKWTYDPYVPEPVPWVKSEISSTVSEMEME from the exons ATGCTATTATGCCCCCACTTGAAACATCGGTGGTGTTTCACATCTGCAAAGCCAG GGGATCTGCACATCGTGTTAGACATGGCTAAAGTGGCTGATACCATCCTTTTCCTCCTTGATCCACTGGAAGGCTGGGACAGCACTGGGGATTACTGCCTTTCCTGCCTCTTTGCTCAGGGTCTTCCCACCTACA CGCTAGCTGTCCAGGGGGTTTCTGGCCTCCCACCGAAGAAACAAGTAGATGCCAGAAAGAAGCTTAGTAAAGCAGTGGAGAAGCGCTTTCCCAATGATAAACTCCTCCTGTTAGATACTCAGCAGGAGGCAGGGATGCTGCTCAGGCAGTTGGCTAACCAAAAGCAACGGCATCTTGCCTTTCGAGATCGGCGGACCTATCTGTTTGCTCATGCTGCTGACTTTGTGCCTAATGAAGAGAGTAACTTGGTGGGCACCTTGAAAATCTCTGGCTATCTTCGTGGGCAGACTCTGAATGTAAACAGCTTGCTGCATATCATTGGACATGGTGATTTCCAGATGAAACAGATAGATGCTCCTGTGGACCCTTTCCCTTTAAATTCTAGTGTGATCAAATCCCAAAAGGACCCAGGCATGGCAATGGAG actGGTGCTATGGATGCTGTTGCTGAAATGGAGGAAGACCTTAAGGTCTTAGTGAAGGCAGACCCTGATAGACAAGAATCTTTGCAAAGAGAGGTTATCCCAGATCCAATGGAGGGGGAGCAAACCTGGCCCACTGAAGAAGAGCTTAGTGAGGCAAATG ACTTCTTGAAGGACAGTTCCAAGGTGGTAAAGAAGGTTCCCAAAGGAACATCCAGTTACCAAGCTGAATGGATTTTGGATGAAGATGACCAAAGTGGTGGGAAAGGAGATGAAAATGATGATACAGAATATGAGGATTTTATGGAAGAGGAATCTCAG GATGAGGGtagtgaagaggaagaggaggaatgtGAAAGTATGACTGTAGGAGAATCTGTGCCTGACGATCTGTATGATGAGAAAGTGGGTGAAGAGGCTGAGGAGGAAATGTTGGAGAAATATAAACGAGAAAGACTGGAAGAGATGTTTCCAGATGAAGTAGATACCCCCCGTGACGTGGCTGCTAGAATTCG ATTTCAGAAATACCGAGGCCTCAAGAGCTTCCGCACATCTCCATGGGATCCTAAGGAAAACCTTCCTCGAGATTATGCTCGGATTTTTCAGTTTCAGAACTTTACTAACACTAGGAAACGCATCTTTAAAGAGGTTGAAGAAGAAGTTGAAGGAGCTGAG GTTGGCTGGTATGTCACACTTCATGTCTCTGAGGTCCCTGTCTCAGTGGTTGAGTTCTTCAGGCAAGGAGCACCCTTGATTGCATTTTCTTTACTACCTCATGAACAGAAG ATGTCAGTACTGAATATGGTGGTGAGCCGGCACATTGGCAACACTGAACCTGTCGAAGCTAAAGGAGAGCTGATCTTTCACTGTGGGTTCAGGCGCTTTCGAGCCTCACCTTTATTCTCTCAGCACACTGTGG CGGATAAACATAAATTTCAGAGATTCCTGACTGCTGATGTGGCCCTGGTGGTGACAGTATATGCCCCAATCACTTTTCCTCCTGCATCCGTGCTGCTTTTCAAACAGAATAGCAATG GAATGCACAGCCTCATTGCCACAGGCCATCTTCAGTCAGTGGATCCAAACAGAATGGTTATCAAGAGAGTGGTTCTAAGTGGTCATCCTTTCAAAATTTTTACTAAGATGGCAGTAGTGCGTTACATGTTCTTCAATAGAG AGGATGTGTTATGGTTTAAACCGGTAGAACTGAGAACAAAGTGGGGCCGCAGGGGACACATCAAGGAGCCTTTGG GTACTCATGGCCACATGAAGTGCAGTTTTGACGGGAAGCTAAAATCTCAGGACACAGTACTGATGAACCTCTATAAACGAGTTTTCCCCAAATGGACTTATGATCCATATGTACCTGAACCAGTTCCTTGGGTGAAAAGTGAAATTTCTTCAACAGTGtcagaaatggaaatggaataG
- the TSR1 gene encoding pre-rRNA-processing protein TSR1 homolog isoform X1, whose amino-acid sequence MAAHRSGPLKQKNKAHKGGRHRGRGSAQRDGQSRLALKTLSKKVRKELSRVDQRHRSSQLRKQKKEAVLAEKRQLGSKDGPPHQVLVVPLHSSISLPEAFQLLQDKDIGTVHLKKWGSPHTFMLLCPHLKHRWCFTSAKPGDLHIVLDMAKVADTILFLLDPLEGWDSTGDYCLSCLFAQGLPTYTLAVQGVSGLPPKKQVDARKKLSKAVEKRFPNDKLLLLDTQQEAGMLLRQLANQKQRHLAFRDRRTYLFAHAADFVPNEESNLVGTLKISGYLRGQTLNVNSLLHIIGHGDFQMKQIDAPVDPFPLNSSVIKSQKDPGMAMETGAMDAVAEMEEDLKVLVKADPDRQESLQREVIPDPMEGEQTWPTEEELSEANDFLKDSSKVVKKVPKGTSSYQAEWILDEDDQSGGKGDENDDTEYEDFMEEESQDEGSEEEEEECESMTVGESVPDDLYDEKVGEEAEEEMLEKYKRERLEEMFPDEVDTPRDVAARIRFQKYRGLKSFRTSPWDPKENLPRDYARIFQFQNFTNTRKRIFKEVEEEVEGAEVGWYVTLHVSEVPVSVVEFFRQGAPLIAFSLLPHEQKMSVLNMVVSRHIGNTEPVEAKGELIFHCGFRRFRASPLFSQHTVADKHKFQRFLTADVALVVTVYAPITFPPASVLLFKQNSNGMHSLIATGHLQSVDPNRMVIKRVVLSGHPFKIFTKMAVVRYMFFNREDVLWFKPVELRTKWGRRGHIKEPLGTHGHMKCSFDGKLKSQDTVLMNLYKRVFPKWTYDPYVPEPVPWVKSEISSTVSEMEME is encoded by the exons ATGGCGGCCCACCGGTCTGGCCCGCTCAAGCAGAAGAATAAAGCTCACAAAGGCGGGCGGCATCGGGGTCGGGGATCCGCGCAGCGGGACGGCCAGA GCCGCCTAGCATTGAAGACCCTAAGCAAGAAGGTGAGAAAAGAACTCAGTCGAGTGGACCAGAGGCATCGCTCCAGCCAGCTCCGAAAGCAGAAGAAGGAGGCG GTTCTGGCAGAGAAGAGACAGCTAGGCAGCAAGGATGGCCCTCCTCACCAGGTATTGGTGGTGCCCCTGCACAGCAGTATTTCCCTGCCAGAGGCCTTTCAGCTGCTTCAAGATAAGGACATCGGAACAGTACACTTGAAGAAATGGGGAAGCCCACATACCTTTATGCTATTATGCCCCCACTTGAAACATCGGTGGTGTTTCACATCTGCAAAGCCAG GGGATCTGCACATCGTGTTAGACATGGCTAAAGTGGCTGATACCATCCTTTTCCTCCTTGATCCACTGGAAGGCTGGGACAGCACTGGGGATTACTGCCTTTCCTGCCTCTTTGCTCAGGGTCTTCCCACCTACA CGCTAGCTGTCCAGGGGGTTTCTGGCCTCCCACCGAAGAAACAAGTAGATGCCAGAAAGAAGCTTAGTAAAGCAGTGGAGAAGCGCTTTCCCAATGATAAACTCCTCCTGTTAGATACTCAGCAGGAGGCAGGGATGCTGCTCAGGCAGTTGGCTAACCAAAAGCAACGGCATCTTGCCTTTCGAGATCGGCGGACCTATCTGTTTGCTCATGCTGCTGACTTTGTGCCTAATGAAGAGAGTAACTTGGTGGGCACCTTGAAAATCTCTGGCTATCTTCGTGGGCAGACTCTGAATGTAAACAGCTTGCTGCATATCATTGGACATGGTGATTTCCAGATGAAACAGATAGATGCTCCTGTGGACCCTTTCCCTTTAAATTCTAGTGTGATCAAATCCCAAAAGGACCCAGGCATGGCAATGGAG actGGTGCTATGGATGCTGTTGCTGAAATGGAGGAAGACCTTAAGGTCTTAGTGAAGGCAGACCCTGATAGACAAGAATCTTTGCAAAGAGAGGTTATCCCAGATCCAATGGAGGGGGAGCAAACCTGGCCCACTGAAGAAGAGCTTAGTGAGGCAAATG ACTTCTTGAAGGACAGTTCCAAGGTGGTAAAGAAGGTTCCCAAAGGAACATCCAGTTACCAAGCTGAATGGATTTTGGATGAAGATGACCAAAGTGGTGGGAAAGGAGATGAAAATGATGATACAGAATATGAGGATTTTATGGAAGAGGAATCTCAG GATGAGGGtagtgaagaggaagaggaggaatgtGAAAGTATGACTGTAGGAGAATCTGTGCCTGACGATCTGTATGATGAGAAAGTGGGTGAAGAGGCTGAGGAGGAAATGTTGGAGAAATATAAACGAGAAAGACTGGAAGAGATGTTTCCAGATGAAGTAGATACCCCCCGTGACGTGGCTGCTAGAATTCG ATTTCAGAAATACCGAGGCCTCAAGAGCTTCCGCACATCTCCATGGGATCCTAAGGAAAACCTTCCTCGAGATTATGCTCGGATTTTTCAGTTTCAGAACTTTACTAACACTAGGAAACGCATCTTTAAAGAGGTTGAAGAAGAAGTTGAAGGAGCTGAG GTTGGCTGGTATGTCACACTTCATGTCTCTGAGGTCCCTGTCTCAGTGGTTGAGTTCTTCAGGCAAGGAGCACCCTTGATTGCATTTTCTTTACTACCTCATGAACAGAAG ATGTCAGTACTGAATATGGTGGTGAGCCGGCACATTGGCAACACTGAACCTGTCGAAGCTAAAGGAGAGCTGATCTTTCACTGTGGGTTCAGGCGCTTTCGAGCCTCACCTTTATTCTCTCAGCACACTGTGG CGGATAAACATAAATTTCAGAGATTCCTGACTGCTGATGTGGCCCTGGTGGTGACAGTATATGCCCCAATCACTTTTCCTCCTGCATCCGTGCTGCTTTTCAAACAGAATAGCAATG GAATGCACAGCCTCATTGCCACAGGCCATCTTCAGTCAGTGGATCCAAACAGAATGGTTATCAAGAGAGTGGTTCTAAGTGGTCATCCTTTCAAAATTTTTACTAAGATGGCAGTAGTGCGTTACATGTTCTTCAATAGAG AGGATGTGTTATGGTTTAAACCGGTAGAACTGAGAACAAAGTGGGGCCGCAGGGGACACATCAAGGAGCCTTTGG GTACTCATGGCCACATGAAGTGCAGTTTTGACGGGAAGCTAAAATCTCAGGACACAGTACTGATGAACCTCTATAAACGAGTTTTCCCCAAATGGACTTATGATCCATATGTACCTGAACCAGTTCCTTGGGTGAAAAGTGAAATTTCTTCAACAGTGtcagaaatggaaatggaataG